A stretch of Brassica napus cultivar Da-Ae chromosome C6, Da-Ae, whole genome shotgun sequence DNA encodes these proteins:
- the LOC106381256 gene encoding uncharacterized protein LOC106381256, with translation MGGELQEDWEVVIESSGTTQEEEEENPKSLEEIEDGTQGMVTFDYFSIENSNCVGRVDAIDEDGSVRSGSPGWIEPSSDAPYGPRLFSELWSDSSSDRLDDQKLVGDDDVKGLEKSEEYSKSIAKVKHLEKIRLDSDEGFDTEREEESPVSVQGKSVSIDSPGGGGEERVFVWWKIPIDVLKYCVFRVNPIWSFSMAAAVVGFVMLGRRLYHMKKRKSSTLQLKVLLDDKKVANHAARLNEAAISFVKRVPIIRPALPSSVVGMNQWSMMSLR, from the exons gaggaggagaatccGAAGAGCTTGGAGGAGATTGAAGATGGCACGCAAGGTATGGTTACCTTCGATTACTTCTCTATCGAGAACTCAAACTGTGTGGGTCGCGTTGATGCGATTGATGAAGATGGGTCTGTCCGATCGGGTAGTCCAGGCTGGATCGAACCGAGCTCCGACGCTCCTTATGGCCCTAGGCTTTTTAGCGAGTTGTGGTCCGATTCTAGCAGCGATCGGCTCGATGATCAGAAATTAGTCGGTGACGATGATGTGAAGGGTTTGGAGAAATCAGAGGAATACAGCAAAAGTATAGCGAAAGTGAAGCACTTGGAGAAAATTCGGTTAGACTCCGATGAAGGATTTGATACGGAGAGAGAGGAGGAATCTCCAGTTTCAGTACAAGGAAAGTCTGTTTCTATTGATTCAcctggtggtggaggagaagaaAGGGTATTTGTGTGGTGGAAGATTCCGATTGACGTTTTGAAGTATTGTGTTTTCAGAGTTAATCCTATTTGGTCCTTCTCCATGGCAGCAGCAGTGGTGGGTTTTGTTATGTTAGGGCGCAGATTGTATCatatgaagaagaggaagagctcTACCTTGCAGCTTAAGGTCCTCCTTGATGATAAG AAGGTGGCGAATCATGCTGCTCGGTTGAATGAAGCAGCAATCTCATTTGTGAAACGTGTGCCCATAATCAGGCCAGCACTCCCATCATCGGTGGTGGGTATGAACCAGTGGTCTATGATGAGTTTAAGGTGA